In one window of Skermanella rosea DNA:
- a CDS encoding substrate-binding periplasmic protein gives MINTLEWCPYVCADAADGGFNTVIVRDAFQAMGYTLQYEILPWQCAVAQAKDSDTVAGYFPEYPAEIEGFTLSDSIGESPLGLIMPAGAKVPEVTPAGLAKLKLGVVSGYVNAAPVREAVEKHGLKTEGVVDDVINIRKVAAGRIDAAEIDRYVFAHLLRTEKQLAPLRTQVDYAATMEIKTLHIAFNNGPYGRRIAEIFAEGLKRIDVKALQSRYFAQAPTTGTVAR, from the coding sequence ATGATCAACACGCTGGAGTGGTGCCCCTATGTCTGCGCCGACGCCGCCGACGGCGGCTTCAACACCGTCATCGTGCGCGACGCGTTCCAGGCGATGGGCTATACGCTCCAGTACGAGATCCTCCCCTGGCAGTGCGCCGTCGCGCAGGCCAAGGACAGCGACACGGTCGCCGGCTATTTTCCCGAGTACCCGGCGGAAATCGAAGGCTTCACGCTGTCGGACAGCATCGGCGAGAGCCCGCTCGGCCTGATAATGCCCGCCGGTGCCAAGGTGCCGGAAGTCACGCCCGCCGGCTTGGCGAAGCTGAAGCTCGGCGTCGTCAGCGGCTACGTCAACGCGGCCCCGGTGAGGGAGGCGGTCGAGAAGCATGGTCTGAAGACCGAAGGCGTGGTGGACGACGTCATCAACATTCGCAAGGTCGCCGCAGGCCGGATCGACGCGGCCGAAATCGACCGGTATGTCTTTGCCCACCTCCTCCGCACGGAAAAGCAGCTCGCCCCGTTGCGCACCCAGGTGGATTACGCCGCGACGATGGAGATCAAGACCCTCCACATCGCTTTCAACAACGGCCCTTACGGACGCAGGATCGCCGAGATCTTCGCCGAGGGACTGAAGCGGATAGACGTGAAGGCGCTGCAAAGCCGCTATTTCGCGCAGGCGCCCACGACCGGCACCGTGGCCCGCTGA
- a CDS encoding AAC(3) family N-acetyltransferase, with the protein MAANPGQTASVPPENRKRIHRMIESAVPGPLLRAASRLLPAGMKRAINAAISSGGAALVESALAKRSERRHGAGRRAIGRAELENDLKAAGLPDGAVVFVHSSLSRLGFVEGGAATVLAALENTVVARGGTLAMPAFTMTGSMYETLKSGPRFDVRETPTGMGRIAETLRRDPRARRSIHPTHSVAALGDHAEWLVADHHRSPFAFDADSPFGRLLEADGWLMGLGTDLGPVTFYHVLEDLRGDSFPFPVYTPDSPLLREVTGRNGETLKVAVMAHSSVVSADRIDKPTGLAVREHITRYLERDGGLRWIKLGDGKAWVIRAADMFTCLECLMVQGVTIYRDPAEGSGHDNERKDFGAGSRASAQIGPEDRQRQAASA; encoded by the coding sequence ATGGCTGCGAACCCTGGCCAGACCGCGTCGGTGCCGCCGGAGAACAGGAAACGGATCCATCGGATGATCGAATCGGCCGTTCCCGGCCCGCTGCTCAGGGCGGCCAGCCGGCTGCTTCCGGCCGGAATGAAGCGGGCGATCAACGCGGCCATATCTTCCGGCGGGGCCGCCCTGGTCGAGTCCGCCCTGGCGAAGCGGTCGGAGCGGCGCCACGGCGCCGGCCGCCGCGCGATCGGGCGGGCCGAGCTGGAAAACGACCTGAAGGCGGCCGGCCTGCCCGACGGGGCCGTGGTCTTCGTCCACAGCTCTCTCTCCCGGCTGGGCTTCGTCGAGGGCGGCGCCGCGACGGTGCTGGCGGCGCTGGAGAATACGGTCGTGGCACGGGGCGGCACGCTGGCGATGCCGGCCTTCACCATGACCGGGTCGATGTACGAGACGCTGAAGTCCGGCCCGCGCTTCGACGTGCGCGAGACGCCGACCGGCATGGGCAGGATCGCCGAGACCCTGCGCCGAGACCCGCGCGCCCGGCGCAGCATCCACCCCACCCATTCGGTGGCGGCGCTGGGCGATCATGCGGAGTGGCTGGTCGCCGACCATCACCGCTCGCCCTTCGCGTTCGACGCCGACAGCCCCTTCGGGCGGCTGCTGGAGGCGGACGGCTGGCTGATGGGCCTGGGAACGGACCTGGGGCCGGTCACCTTCTACCACGTGCTGGAGGACCTTCGCGGCGACAGCTTCCCGTTCCCGGTCTATACGCCGGACAGCCCGCTCCTGCGGGAGGTCACCGGCCGGAACGGCGAAACCTTGAAGGTCGCCGTCATGGCCCATTCGTCGGTCGTCTCGGCCGACCGCATCGACAAGCCGACGGGCTTGGCCGTGCGCGAGCACATCACCCGCTACCTGGAGCGGGACGGCGGCCTGCGCTGGATCAAGTTGGGCGACGGCAAGGCCTGGGTGATCCGGGCGGCCGACATGTTCACCTGCCTGGAATGCCTGATGGTCCAGGGCGTCACCATCTACCGCGACCCCGCCGAGGGGTCGGGCCATGACAACGAGAGGAAAGACTTCGGTGCCGGTTCAAGAGCTTCTGCCCAGATTGGTCCCGAGGATCGTCAAAGACAGGCTGCGTCCGCTTAA
- a CDS encoding polysaccharide deacetylase family protein gives MRAEKQKVLFEDDWNPIKAPPELPPILLVVVDAEEEFDWSAPFSRDQRSVRSMAAQGPMHRIFEKFGIRPTYVVDYPVASQRDGLEPLRDLLKDDACLIGTQLHPWVNPPFDEEVSERNSFPGNLPPDLERAKLEALTRAIEDGLGLTPRIYKAGRYGLGPRTFRTLADLGYCIDLSAVPGADLRVHHGPDFRRVEPQPYWIGPPGRLLELPLTRGYVGLLSGQGPGLEGALESPVAQACRIPGVLSRLGLIDRIILTPEGVPPAQHMALVRAMIRRGQRIFMLSYHSPSLVPGNTPYVRTRRDLDVFMDRVEGFCERFFGELGGTAGDPLSVRDLLKRHAGLARDEQPNRAPAVRPAARQCSSSG, from the coding sequence ATGCGGGCGGAAAAGCAAAAAGTCCTGTTCGAGGACGACTGGAATCCAATCAAGGCTCCGCCCGAACTTCCCCCGATCCTGCTGGTGGTGGTGGACGCGGAGGAGGAGTTCGACTGGTCGGCCCCCTTCTCCCGCGATCAGCGCAGCGTCCGTTCCATGGCGGCCCAGGGCCCCATGCACCGCATTTTCGAGAAGTTCGGCATCCGCCCAACCTATGTGGTCGACTATCCCGTGGCGAGCCAGCGCGACGGGCTCGAACCGCTCCGCGACCTGCTGAAGGACGATGCCTGCCTGATCGGGACCCAGCTCCATCCCTGGGTCAACCCGCCGTTCGACGAGGAGGTCTCCGAGCGCAACTCGTTCCCCGGCAACCTGCCGCCCGACCTGGAGCGGGCCAAGCTGGAGGCGCTGACCCGCGCGATCGAGGACGGGCTGGGGCTGACGCCGCGGATCTACAAGGCCGGCCGCTACGGTCTCGGCCCGCGCACCTTCCGCACGCTCGCCGACCTGGGATACTGCATCGACCTGAGCGCCGTCCCGGGAGCGGACCTCCGGGTGCATCACGGCCCGGATTTCCGGCGCGTCGAGCCGCAGCCCTACTGGATCGGCCCGCCGGGCCGGCTGCTGGAGCTGCCGCTGACCCGGGGCTATGTCGGCCTGCTGTCCGGCCAGGGCCCCGGCCTGGAAGGCGCGCTCGAGTCGCCGGTGGCCCAGGCCTGCCGGATACCCGGCGTGCTGTCGCGCCTGGGGCTGATCGACCGCATCATCCTGACCCCGGAAGGGGTGCCGCCGGCCCAGCACATGGCCCTGGTCCGCGCGATGATCCGGCGCGGCCAGCGCATCTTCATGCTGTCCTACCACAGCCCGTCCCTGGTGCCGGGGAACACGCCCTATGTGCGGACCCGGCGCGACCTGGACGTCTTCATGGACCGGGTGGAAGGCTTCTGCGAGCGGTTCTTCGGCGAGCTGGGCGGAACCGCCGGCGATCCCCTGTCGGTGCGCGACCTCCTGAAGCGGCACGCGGGGCTGGCCCGCGACGAACAGCCGAACCGGGCGCCCGCGGTCCGCCCGGCGGCCCGGCAATGCTCGTCGAGCGGCTGA
- a CDS encoding carbohydrate-binding domain-containing protein: MTAQSAGQTLVGTGGNNVLTGGPGNDTIWGDGTPITVAEPFSLRVKASADLYQGAPKMRVWADKVFLGEVTVTAVHGDGAWQDFAFSRVGLSGAARIRIEYVNDLGGTTPGKDRNLWIDSIEVNGATLTPDQSIYDRGGKVQPGQSGMMWGGALVFDTAKYPAVRNPAWVPGAGDDVLRGGDGDDLLHGGTGSNVLEGGAGIDTAGYLHARADYAVTAETDGTVTVTGRGSNDRLDGIEKLKFADGTVDLKDLVPVAAPDEADTKEGTPVVIDVLADDTVPAGESMHLTGVGQPADGVVTINADGTLTYIPKDYWSGRDSFTYSLSDGKNGTTTGFVSVEVSAVADKPLLSVAGTLRAEVKPTETTAVPIDISANLIDLDGSENLTVMISEVPQGVTFTAGARDDSGNWVLQPADLAGLQMILPAAFSDSFALTVAAQSVESSNRDTAATYKTVEVQLAKAAATDIVVRASGDSYKGAPTFSLLVDGQKIGQTASVQASHKLGQWQDIVFKLPPGTDPRRVEIRYENDQGDSGGDRNLYVQYIDVLGTRLTPDEGRYERYSKPAIKGQEALLWGGKLIFADLAQTPDSGGSAPGTGSGGSGGSGSGTITVKASGDLAGGVPPQFDLYVNGMKIGATTPVTASHAGGQWQTFTFTPPSGTTSQSKIELRYTNDSSSQGDRNLYVDYIEVNGTRLQAEDAAYSRTGLSTITGAEAMKWGGSLVFNGAPVAIVPAVIEVKASGPVLKAPDLAEPARAGEIVALQLKNDGDKAEPAGQVTFGHVFKQGDLGPGKYLVALIDGREVPVQLDVKATHEDGSVRHALLTVAQPALAAGAKVDLMLKAASAPPAGPAIRPSDVLNKGYDVDVVLNLKNADGTVTKFTVDAAAELAKAAAAGTLTTWMSGPLASEYRLVKPINDHLSVTLDIRAFKDGSVRTDVTLGVESSYKPGVQNFYTYDIQVLDHGAVAYAKTDIAHYRNTRWHKEIWSGDEPDIHVAYDVGYLQATGAVASIDSSLGVLAGSVHLPSGANTDPLGNAMIYKKMSDVGGRGDIGIMPIWNARYLASQDADAMKTMLANADAAGSIPWHYRDEDTGEYLRIDQHPRLWMDGRTNWAEFGSDGLTNGFAKGTAVGWEMDTAHQPALSYLPYLVTGSQYYLDELLAQTSYSIGAYAPHYRGHGEGFLDFDQVRGRAWTWRNMNDTAFITPDDHEMKTYFVDMLESNLDNLVERYITKGAMDKYGEIEGFFRHDMWPDGDLLVWQSDFVALVLGSIAERGSPQAAELLKWMDGFTSGRFIHGDDGFDPRFGAAYVLKVNAPANGPVYKTWADLFKGSFGSSPSVPAEGIMGTPTSPYGYAANAKAAVAAIFSAIQSPDAMEAFGFLTKSIVQAKGAPSFYYDPTWNVAPKLSDGSYLTFDSIRITSSSGKQTLTGADKNELIHGSLGDDTITGGKGIDILFGAEGNDILKGGAGDDFLYGGPGDDRLYGGPGDDYLKGNSGDDTFVFDREAGGRNRIGDFNGHGSDILEITADLNGNGLRTAAQVIGTATSDTDGNAVLHLGNGIEIVLLGVSANELKADMIHMT; this comes from the coding sequence ATGACTGCTCAATCGGCTGGCCAGACCCTCGTCGGCACCGGCGGCAACAATGTCCTTACCGGCGGCCCGGGCAACGACACGATCTGGGGCGACGGGACGCCGATAACGGTGGCCGAGCCCTTCAGCCTGCGCGTCAAGGCGTCGGCGGACCTCTACCAGGGGGCGCCGAAGATGCGGGTCTGGGCGGACAAGGTCTTCCTGGGCGAGGTCACCGTCACGGCGGTCCATGGCGACGGTGCCTGGCAGGATTTCGCGTTCTCACGGGTCGGCCTGTCGGGCGCCGCCAGGATCAGGATCGAATATGTCAACGACCTGGGCGGCACGACGCCCGGCAAGGATCGCAATCTCTGGATCGACAGCATCGAGGTCAACGGCGCGACGCTGACGCCGGACCAGTCGATCTACGACCGGGGCGGCAAGGTCCAGCCCGGCCAGTCCGGCATGATGTGGGGCGGCGCGCTGGTGTTCGATACGGCCAAATACCCGGCCGTCAGGAATCCCGCCTGGGTCCCCGGCGCCGGCGACGACGTCCTGAGGGGCGGCGACGGCGACGACCTGCTCCATGGCGGCACCGGCAGCAACGTCCTGGAGGGCGGGGCCGGGATCGACACCGCGGGTTATCTCCATGCCAGGGCCGACTATGCCGTGACCGCCGAGACCGACGGCACGGTCACCGTGACCGGCCGCGGATCGAACGACCGGCTGGACGGGATCGAGAAGCTGAAGTTCGCCGACGGCACCGTCGATCTCAAGGACCTGGTGCCCGTCGCGGCGCCGGACGAGGCCGACACGAAGGAGGGAACCCCGGTCGTCATCGACGTGTTGGCCGACGACACGGTGCCCGCCGGGGAGAGCATGCACCTGACGGGCGTGGGGCAGCCCGCCGACGGCGTGGTTACCATCAATGCCGACGGGACCCTGACCTATATCCCGAAGGATTATTGGAGCGGCCGGGATAGTTTTACCTACAGCTTGAGCGACGGGAAAAACGGCACCACCACCGGTTTCGTGTCCGTCGAGGTCTCGGCCGTGGCGGACAAACCCCTGCTCTCCGTCGCCGGCACGCTCCGAGCCGAAGTGAAGCCCACGGAGACGACAGCAGTGCCCATCGACATCTCCGCGAACCTGATCGATCTCGACGGTTCCGAAAACCTCACGGTGATGATCAGCGAGGTCCCGCAAGGGGTGACCTTCACCGCGGGCGCGCGCGACGACAGCGGCAACTGGGTCCTGCAGCCGGCTGATCTGGCGGGACTGCAGATGATCCTGCCGGCCGCCTTCTCCGACAGCTTCGCGCTGACCGTCGCCGCCCAGTCGGTCGAGTCGTCCAACCGCGACACCGCGGCGACCTACAAGACGGTGGAGGTCCAACTCGCCAAGGCCGCCGCCACCGACATCGTCGTGCGCGCTTCCGGCGACAGCTACAAGGGCGCGCCGACCTTCAGCCTGCTGGTGGACGGCCAGAAGATCGGCCAGACCGCCTCGGTGCAGGCGTCCCACAAGCTGGGCCAATGGCAGGACATCGTCTTCAAGCTCCCGCCCGGCACCGACCCGCGCAGGGTCGAGATCCGCTACGAGAACGACCAGGGCGACTCCGGCGGCGACCGCAATCTCTATGTCCAGTACATCGACGTCCTCGGCACCCGGCTGACGCCGGACGAGGGCCGGTACGAGCGCTATTCCAAGCCCGCGATCAAGGGGCAGGAAGCCCTGCTGTGGGGCGGCAAGCTGATCTTCGCCGACCTCGCGCAGACGCCGGACTCCGGCGGCAGCGCTCCGGGCACCGGCAGCGGCGGGTCCGGCGGCTCGGGTTCCGGAACCATCACCGTCAAGGCGTCGGGCGACCTCGCGGGCGGCGTTCCGCCGCAGTTCGACCTGTACGTCAACGGCATGAAGATCGGGGCGACCACGCCGGTCACCGCGTCGCACGCCGGCGGCCAGTGGCAGACCTTCACCTTCACGCCACCGTCGGGCACGACGTCCCAGAGCAAGATCGAGCTGCGCTACACCAACGACAGCTCGTCGCAGGGCGACCGCAACCTGTATGTCGATTATATCGAGGTCAACGGCACCCGGCTCCAGGCCGAGGACGCTGCCTATTCACGCACCGGCCTGAGCACGATCACCGGGGCCGAGGCCATGAAATGGGGCGGCTCCCTGGTGTTCAACGGCGCCCCGGTTGCGATCGTCCCGGCGGTGATCGAGGTGAAGGCCTCCGGCCCGGTGCTCAAGGCGCCGGACCTGGCCGAACCCGCCAGGGCGGGGGAGATCGTGGCGCTCCAACTCAAGAACGACGGCGACAAGGCCGAGCCCGCCGGCCAGGTCACTTTCGGACACGTCTTCAAGCAGGGCGACCTCGGGCCGGGCAAATACCTGGTGGCCCTGATCGACGGGCGCGAGGTGCCGGTCCAGCTCGACGTCAAGGCGACCCACGAGGACGGTTCGGTCCGCCATGCCCTCCTGACCGTGGCGCAGCCGGCGCTGGCCGCCGGGGCAAAGGTGGACCTGATGCTCAAGGCCGCATCGGCTCCGCCGGCCGGGCCCGCCATCCGGCCGTCCGACGTCCTGAACAAGGGCTATGACGTCGACGTGGTCCTGAACCTGAAGAACGCCGACGGGACCGTCACCAAGTTCACCGTCGACGCCGCCGCCGAGCTGGCCAAGGCCGCCGCGGCGGGCACCCTGACGACCTGGATGAGCGGCCCGCTGGCGAGCGAGTACCGGCTGGTCAAACCGATCAACGACCATCTAAGCGTCACCCTGGACATCCGCGCCTTCAAGGACGGCAGCGTCCGGACCGACGTGACCCTGGGCGTCGAAAGCTCCTACAAGCCCGGCGTCCAGAACTTCTACACCTACGACATCCAGGTGCTCGACCACGGCGCCGTGGCCTACGCCAAGACCGACATCGCCCATTACCGGAACACCCGCTGGCACAAGGAGATCTGGTCGGGCGACGAGCCCGACATCCACGTGGCCTACGACGTGGGGTATCTCCAGGCGACCGGCGCCGTGGCCTCGATCGACAGCTCCCTGGGCGTGCTCGCCGGCAGCGTCCACCTGCCGTCGGGGGCGAACACGGACCCCCTGGGCAACGCCATGATCTACAAGAAGATGTCCGACGTCGGCGGGCGCGGCGACATCGGCATCATGCCGATCTGGAACGCCCGCTACCTGGCGAGCCAGGACGCGGACGCGATGAAGACCATGCTGGCCAACGCCGACGCCGCCGGCAGCATCCCGTGGCATTACCGCGACGAGGACACCGGCGAATACCTGCGCATCGACCAGCATCCCAGGCTGTGGATGGACGGCCGGACCAACTGGGCCGAGTTCGGTTCCGACGGGCTGACCAACGGCTTCGCCAAGGGCACCGCGGTCGGCTGGGAGATGGACACCGCCCACCAGCCGGCGCTCAGCTACCTGCCCTACCTGGTCACCGGCTCGCAGTATTACCTGGACGAGCTGCTGGCCCAGACCTCCTACAGCATCGGGGCGTACGCCCCCCACTACCGCGGCCACGGCGAGGGCTTCCTGGACTTCGACCAGGTGCGCGGCCGGGCCTGGACGTGGCGCAACATGAACGACACCGCCTTCATCACGCCCGACGACCACGAGATGAAGACCTATTTCGTCGACATGCTGGAAAGCAACCTGGACAACCTGGTGGAGCGGTACATCACCAAAGGCGCCATGGACAAGTACGGCGAGATCGAGGGCTTCTTCCGCCACGACATGTGGCCCGACGGGGACCTGCTGGTCTGGCAGTCCGACTTCGTGGCCCTGGTCCTCGGCTCGATCGCGGAGCGCGGCAGCCCGCAGGCGGCCGAGCTGCTGAAATGGATGGACGGCTTCACGTCCGGGCGCTTCATCCACGGCGACGACGGTTTCGACCCGCGCTTCGGGGCGGCCTACGTCCTGAAGGTCAACGCGCCGGCGAACGGGCCGGTCTACAAGACCTGGGCCGACCTCTTCAAAGGCAGCTTCGGCTCCTCTCCCTCGGTTCCGGCGGAAGGCATCATGGGCACGCCGACCTCGCCCTACGGCTATGCCGCCAACGCCAAGGCGGCGGTCGCCGCCATCTTCAGCGCGATCCAGTCGCCCGACGCGATGGAGGCGTTCGGCTTCCTGACCAAGTCCATCGTGCAGGCCAAGGGGGCCCCGTCCTTCTACTATGATCCGACCTGGAACGTGGCGCCCAAGCTGTCCGACGGGAGCTATCTGACCTTCGACAGCATCCGCATCACCAGCTCGTCGGGCAAGCAGACCCTGACCGGGGCGGACAAGAACGAGCTGATCCACGGCTCGCTGGGCGACGACACCATCACGGGCGGGAAGGGGATCGACATCCTGTTCGGCGCGGAAGGCAACGACATCCTGAAGGGCGGGGCCGGGGACGATTTCCTCTACGGCGGACCGGGCGACGACCGGCTGTACGGCGGGCCGGGCGACGACTACCTGAAGGGCAATTCCGGCGACGACACCTTCGTGTTCGACCGGGAGGCGGGCGGACGCAACCGGATCGGGGACTTCAACGGGCACGGCTCCGACATCCTGGAGATCACCGCCGACCTGAACGGCAACGGGCTGCGCACGGCCGCCCAGGTGATCGGGACCGCGACCTCCGACACCGACGGCAACGCGGTGCTCCATCTGGGGAACGGCATCGAGATCGTCCTGCTGGGCGTGTCGGCCAACGAACTGAAGGCCGACATGATTCACATGACCTGA
- a CDS encoding Panacea domain-containing protein → MTTLTREELVLATLASQPAAWYQPIHVQKLFFLIDQNCADMIGGRKFDFRPYNFGPFDRTVYDTLDGLSLQGCVITRGQIGVDYREYHLTEDGATRGRMAQGRLPGPVRDYIDRLVPWALNSSFDQIVEAVYEKYPDMRANSIYRSRI, encoded by the coding sequence ATGACTACCCTGACTCGGGAGGAGTTGGTTCTGGCGACCCTCGCCAGTCAACCTGCCGCTTGGTACCAGCCCATTCACGTCCAAAAGCTGTTCTTCCTGATTGATCAGAATTGCGCCGACATGATCGGAGGCCGGAAATTCGATTTCCGGCCCTACAATTTCGGCCCCTTCGACCGAACGGTCTATGACACGCTGGATGGACTTTCCTTGCAGGGATGCGTGATCACGCGCGGCCAGATCGGTGTGGATTATCGGGAATATCACCTGACCGAAGACGGTGCTACGCGGGGTCGGATGGCGCAAGGTCGTCTGCCCGGACCGGTGCGGGACTATATCGACCGGCTGGTGCCATGGGCGTTGAACAGTTCTTTCGATCAGATCGTGGAAGCGGTTTATGAAAAGTATCCGGATATGCGCGCCAACAGCATCTATCGCTCCCGGATTTGA
- a CDS encoding Ntn hydrolase family protein, with amino-acid sequence MTVAIGMYCVDGVVIVTDSALTTGGPEQDGATSEMRGPKVHKLNDHAIFAYAGDYSLAERIRRRIEGLLDDWMKEAPDGLELADKISDDLQCFFEKRRKDAMHGNASIMLAFEINGCIELVTFGGQFVPTHYSRGTFYVAMGTGKKIADPAMSFLQVACDIKELRVDDAVVLAMLVATQVIIANPGGVRGPLQVQYLKRTDSGFEHVVLDDFSELNTKIKQINDRIRTAIFGSGVPARAAPMPEFNDR; translated from the coding sequence ATGACGGTCGCTATCGGTATGTATTGCGTGGACGGCGTCGTGATCGTCACCGACAGCGCCCTCACGACCGGCGGCCCGGAGCAGGACGGCGCGACTTCGGAAATGCGTGGACCCAAGGTCCACAAGCTGAACGACCACGCGATTTTCGCTTATGCGGGCGATTATTCGCTGGCTGAGCGTATCCGGCGTCGGATCGAAGGCCTTTTGGACGATTGGATGAAGGAGGCGCCCGACGGTCTGGAATTGGCGGACAAGATCAGTGACGATCTCCAATGCTTTTTCGAAAAGCGCCGCAAGGATGCGATGCATGGCAACGCCTCCATCATGCTGGCTTTCGAAATCAATGGGTGCATCGAGTTGGTCACCTTCGGCGGGCAATTCGTTCCGACTCACTACTCAAGAGGGACATTTTATGTGGCGATGGGGACGGGCAAGAAGATCGCCGATCCAGCCATGTCCTTTCTTCAGGTCGCTTGCGACATCAAGGAGTTGCGGGTAGATGACGCGGTGGTGCTGGCGATGCTGGTCGCCACCCAGGTGATCATCGCCAATCCCGGCGGCGTTCGCGGCCCCCTTCAGGTGCAATATTTGAAACGGACCGACAGCGGATTCGAACACGTCGTCCTTGACGATTTTTCGGAACTCAACACCAAGATCAAGCAGATCAATGACCGAATTCGGACCGCGATCTTCGGATCCGGCGTGCCTGCCAGGGCCGCTCCGATGCCGGAGTTCAATGATCGATGA
- a CDS encoding FkbM family methyltransferase — MKSLADRVKLAILSSSFLRYHCRFDIADGAAGLKIPVIDGQGLGNLTGHEPIVERMIARLLDLRPGCFVDVGANFGQTLLKVARHDRRRAYVGFEVQPLCLHYLDQLISINRLDTFKILPIGLSDADRFATMTSEHPGDPRATTVQGFWPPDWQPHARLVPLRVGDAVIEELGLEDVGILKVDVEGAEADVLDGLERTVRRHRPYVLIEILPYTVDPIGRDGPVAGGIRDRRTAAVERLLRQNKDRGYRSFRMMPAAGLLETTDYDVPYHPDNCNYLFVPEERVAETTGTGAPATGRAREEALSPR, encoded by the coding sequence ATGAAGAGCCTCGCCGACCGTGTCAAGCTGGCAATCCTGTCGTCGTCCTTCCTGCGCTACCATTGCCGGTTCGATATCGCCGACGGCGCCGCGGGATTGAAGATCCCTGTGATCGACGGCCAGGGACTGGGCAACCTGACCGGGCACGAACCGATCGTCGAACGGATGATCGCGCGGCTGCTCGACCTGCGCCCGGGCTGCTTCGTCGACGTGGGCGCCAACTTCGGCCAGACGCTGCTCAAGGTCGCCCGCCACGACCGTCGGCGCGCCTATGTCGGGTTCGAGGTCCAGCCCCTGTGCCTGCACTATCTCGACCAGCTGATCTCGATCAACCGGCTCGACACGTTCAAGATCCTGCCGATCGGGCTGTCGGACGCCGACCGCTTCGCCACCATGACCAGCGAGCATCCGGGCGACCCGCGCGCCACCACGGTCCAGGGCTTCTGGCCGCCGGACTGGCAGCCGCACGCGCGCCTGGTCCCGCTCCGGGTCGGCGACGCCGTGATCGAGGAACTGGGCCTGGAAGATGTCGGCATCCTGAAGGTGGACGTCGAGGGCGCCGAGGCCGACGTGCTGGACGGGCTGGAGCGCACGGTGCGGCGCCACCGTCCCTATGTCCTGATCGAGATCCTGCCCTACACCGTCGACCCGATCGGCCGGGACGGCCCGGTGGCGGGCGGGATCCGGGACCGGCGCACCGCGGCGGTCGAGCGCCTGCTACGTCAGAACAAGGACCGGGGCTACCGCTCGTTCCGCATGATGCCGGCCGCCGGATTGCTCGAGACGACCGATTACGACGTGCCCTACCATCCCGACAACTGCAACTACCTGTTCGTGCCGGAGGAGCGGGTTGCGGAGACGACCGGCACGGGCGCGCCCGCCACCGGGCGGGCGCGGGAGGAAGCCCTCTCCCCCCGGTGA
- a CDS encoding XrtA/PEP-CTERM system exopolysaccharide export protein has protein sequence MTLVTAFASAFLAVAGLAACSSADNPPAPGTVQVQQPTTPDYRIGPLDTIQIYVWQSPEFSVTVPVRPDGRISTPLIEDLEATGKTPTQLARDIEEKLKVYVQDPLVTVIVSGFAGPFDQQVRVVGEAIQPRAIPYRANMTMLDVMIEVGGLTEFASGNRAVLARGGGASSDKTTFNVRLDDLLRDGDIRANVPVLPGDVIIIPQSWF, from the coding sequence ATGACTCTCGTGACGGCATTCGCGTCGGCGTTCCTGGCCGTGGCCGGCCTGGCGGCCTGCTCGTCCGCCGACAACCCGCCGGCTCCCGGCACCGTCCAGGTCCAGCAACCGACCACGCCCGACTACCGCATCGGGCCGCTCGACACGATCCAGATCTATGTGTGGCAGAGCCCGGAATTCTCGGTCACCGTCCCGGTACGTCCCGACGGCCGGATCTCGACCCCGCTGATCGAGGACCTGGAGGCGACGGGCAAGACGCCGACCCAGCTTGCCCGGGACATCGAGGAGAAGCTGAAGGTCTATGTCCAGGACCCGCTGGTGACGGTGATCGTCAGCGGATTCGCCGGCCCGTTCGACCAGCAGGTCCGGGTCGTCGGCGAGGCGATCCAGCCCCGCGCCATCCCCTATCGCGCCAACATGACGATGCTCGACGTCATGATCGAGGTCGGCGGCCTGACCGAGTTCGCCTCGGGGAACCGGGCCGTCCTGGCGCGCGGCGGCGGCGCGAGTTCCGACAAGACCACCTTCAACGTCCGGCTGGACGACCTGCTGCGCGACGGCGATATCCGGGCCAACGTGCCGGTGCTGCCCGGCGATGTGATCATCATCCCGCAAAGCTGGTTCTAG